The following proteins come from a genomic window of Coriobacteriia bacterium:
- a CDS encoding MerR family transcriptional regulator, translating to MARTGRERPLYMISVAADLAGVHPQTLRIYERKQLIQPQRSGGNTRLYSDADIERLRLIQELTQVEGINLAGVTRIMGLQCEIDALRAELASAHAHIRRLERERLQAERARHVRTALVRVHRGPVARREGGE from the coding sequence ATGGCACGGACAGGCAGGGAGCGACCCCTCTACATGATCAGCGTGGCCGCGGACCTCGCGGGCGTGCACCCTCAGACGCTGCGAATCTATGAGCGCAAACAGCTCATCCAACCCCAGCGCTCGGGTGGCAACACCCGGCTGTACTCGGACGCCGATATCGAGCGGTTGCGGCTTATTCAGGAGTTGACGCAGGTCGAAGGCATCAATCTCGCCGGAGTCACCCGCATCATGGGGTTGCAGTGCGAGATTGACGCGCTCCGGGCCGAGCTGGCCTCTGCGCATGCCCACATCCGGCGCCTCGAACGCGAGCGCCTTCAGGCCGAACGTGCGCGCCACGTGCGTACCGCGCTCGTTCGCGTGCACAGAGGACCGGTTGCCCGCAGAGAGGGCGGTGAGTGA